A window of Caldicellulosiruptoraceae bacterium PP1 contains these coding sequences:
- a CDS encoding DUF2933 domain-containing protein: MSKDTLLLLLAMGGCVIMHLFMHKANMSKSGHNHNHNSNDSQKISQCKEHQGSPPIENDELIALDKVKSKIDK, from the coding sequence ATGAGCAAAGATACTTTATTATTATTGCTTGCAATGGGGGGCTGCGTTATAATGCATCTTTTTATGCATAAAGCGAATATGAGCAAAAGTGGGCACAATCATAATCACAACAGTAACGATAGTCAAAAAATATCCCAATGTAAAGAACACCAAGGTAGCCCCCCTATTGAGAATGATGAATTAATAGCATTGGATAAAGTCAAGAGTAAAATAGATAAATAA